From Spiroplasma monobiae MQ-1, a single genomic window includes:
- a CDS encoding holo-ACP synthase, translated as MAKIGIDIVENKRISLEESFLKKFLHEKELVLLNNLQSDDAKIQFAAGRWAAKEAIIKCLEEKFAANIINIGYKNDKPVVENKDFSYIELSISHEQNYSVAVALNI; from the coding sequence ATGGCTAAAATAGGAATTGATATTGTAGAAAATAAAAGAATAAGTTTAGAAGAAAGCTTTTTAAAAAAGTTTTTACATGAAAAAGAACTGGTTTTATTAAATAATTTACAAAGTGATGATGCAAAAATACAATTTGCAGCTGGAAGATGAGCTGCAAAAGAAGCTATCATTAAGTGTTTAGAAGAAAAGTTTGCTGCAAACATAATCAATATTGGTTATAAAAATGATAAACCGGTAGTTGAAAATAAAGATTTTAGTTATATAGAATTATCTATAAGTCATGAACAAAACTACTCTGTAGCTGTTGCTTTAAATATTTAA
- the rnhC gene encoding ribonuclease HIII, whose amino-acid sequence MNSLSFKKVDENEINKIVEDNKNFLTTSKNPSIKYLFRLPEGLVVNIYKTNTILLQGESCYEFANRYGLKVVQKESISKKTIKNIELPNIGCDEVGVGDFFGPLITCCAFVDKDFEIKYPELINKITDSKKINDLKIITLFEELKDKVIWEVYILENFKYNKAYDIYKNTHTLKAICHNQALKRLFRNNSDLIGNKIIMDQFVNERSYYNYLKDQETVINKIYFETKAESKYISVACASIIARYHFLKEIDRLEKEYSVNLPLGANNNVKEIVNKYKLEKSNEIDKFTKMHFNSKI is encoded by the coding sequence ATGAATAGTTTAAGTTTTAAAAAAGTAGATGAAAATGAAATTAATAAAATTGTTGAAGATAATAAGAACTTTTTAACTACTTCAAAAAATCCATCAATTAAATACCTTTTTAGATTGCCAGAAGGCCTGGTTGTTAATATTTATAAGACAAATACAATACTACTTCAAGGAGAAAGTTGCTATGAATTTGCAAATAGATATGGATTAAAAGTAGTTCAAAAAGAAAGTATTTCAAAAAAAACAATAAAAAATATTGAATTGCCAAATATAGGATGTGATGAAGTTGGTGTTGGAGATTTTTTTGGTCCTCTAATAACATGTTGTGCTTTTGTTGATAAAGATTTTGAAATTAAATACCCTGAACTAATAAATAAAATAACAGATTCAAAAAAAATTAATGATTTAAAAATTATTACTTTATTTGAAGAATTGAAAGATAAAGTGATTTGAGAAGTGTATATATTAGAAAATTTTAAATATAATAAAGCATATGATATATATAAAAACACACACACTTTAAAGGCAATTTGTCATAACCAAGCTTTAAAAAGATTATTTAGAAATAATTCTGATTTAATAGGAAATAAAATAATAATGGATCAATTTGTAAATGAAAGAAGCTATTATAATTACTTAAAAGACCAAGAAACAGTTATTAATAAAATATACTTTGAAACAAAAGCTGAATCTAAATACATTTCTGTTGCTTGTGCAAGTATTATTGCTAGGTATCATTTCTTAAAAGAAATAGATCGTTTAGAGAAAGAGTATAGCGTTAATCTGCCTTTGGGTGCAAACAATAATGTTAAAGAAATTGTAAATAAATATAAATTAGAAAAATCTAATGAAATAGATAAGTTTACTAAGATGCATTTCAACAGTAAAATATAA
- a CDS encoding deoxycytidylate deaminase translates to MKKRNDYIDWDTYFLAMVQLNAMRSKDPSTQVGCVIINDLKQVVSTGYNGLPRGLDDDNYPWDREGEFENTKYPYIVHAELNAILSSKDSVRGCEIYTNLFPCNECTKSIIQSGIKKITYSSDKYDQSVENLIAKKMLKEANVELVFKREVKVTIE, encoded by the coding sequence ATGAAAAAAAGAAATGATTATATTGATTGAGATACTTACTTTTTGGCAATGGTTCAATTAAATGCTATGCGAAGTAAAGATCCATCAACTCAAGTTGGTTGTGTAATAATTAACGATTTAAAGCAAGTAGTTTCAACTGGTTATAATGGTTTGCCTAGAGGTTTGGATGATGATAACTATCCTTGAGATAGGGAAGGGGAATTTGAAAATACCAAATATCCTTATATAGTTCATGCTGAATTAAATGCCATTCTTTCTTCTAAAGATTCTGTTAGGGGTTGTGAAATATACACTAATTTATTTCCTTGCAATGAATGCACTAAAAGTATTATTCAATCAGGAATAAAAAAAATAACTTATTCTTCAGATAAGTATGATCAAAGTGTTGAAAATTTAATTGCTAAAAAAATGCTTAAAGAAGCTAATGTTGAATTAGTTTTTAAAAGAGAAGTTAAAGTGACAATTGAGTAG
- a CDS encoding RluA family pseudouridine synthase, protein MEQLEIKLEQDSGRLDKYLTDYLKEEYDFSRSYVQKLIESNDVLVNEESVTVKYNLLNGDVIKMNIKEPTELEAVAEDIDFEIVYQDKDLLVVNKPNGLVVHPAAGNPSGTLVNGLLFKVKDLSSIGGVLRPGIVHRLDKMTTGLMIVAKNDKAHKRLTEMLANNEIHKEYIALVHGVVEPNAGKINAPIGRHRGDRKKMTTTDVNSKHAITNFSVLERYENHTKISCVIETGRTHQIRVHMAYIKHPVVGDPLYAFRKDMEEEFGQYLHAYRLVFNHPITNEKIDLISELPKEFNDKINMFKE, encoded by the coding sequence ATGGAACAATTAGAAATTAAATTAGAACAAGACTCAGGAAGATTAGATAAATATTTAACAGATTACTTAAAAGAAGAATATGATTTTTCTAGAAGTTATGTTCAAAAACTAATTGAATCTAATGATGTACTTGTAAATGAAGAGTCAGTAACAGTTAAATACAATCTTTTAAATGGAGATGTTATTAAAATGAATATTAAAGAACCAACTGAATTAGAAGCAGTTGCTGAAGATATTGATTTTGAAATAGTTTACCAAGATAAAGATTTATTAGTTGTTAATAAACCAAACGGTCTTGTAGTTCACCCTGCAGCTGGAAACCCAAGTGGAACACTTGTAAATGGATTATTATTTAAGGTAAAAGATTTATCTTCAATTGGAGGGGTATTGCGTCCAGGAATAGTTCATAGACTTGATAAAATGACAACAGGATTAATGATTGTTGCTAAAAATGACAAAGCACATAAAAGACTAACAGAAATGTTGGCAAACAATGAAATACACAAAGAGTATATAGCTCTTGTTCATGGAGTGGTTGAACCCAATGCTGGTAAAATAAATGCGCCAATTGGTCGCCACAGAGGTGATCGTAAAAAAATGACAACAACTGATGTGAATTCAAAACATGCTATTACAAACTTTAGTGTCTTAGAACGTTATGAAAATCATACAAAAATAAGTTGTGTTATTGAAACTGGAAGAACTCATCAAATTAGAGTTCATATGGCATACATAAAGCATCCAGTTGTTGGAGATCCTTTGTATGCATTTAGAAAAGATATGGAAGAAGAATTTGGGCAATATCTACATGCTTATAGATTAGTTTTCAATCATCCAATTACAAATGAAAAAATTGACTTAATAAGTGAATTACCAAAAGAATTTAATGATAAAATCAATATGTTTAAAGAATAG
- a CDS encoding signal peptidase II — protein sequence MKDFIFNIKSNLKTYNYIWKYKLVWCLPLILILVLFDWITKAIVVSTMTLDESPGVSFIPGFIGFEYTINPGAAYGMNADNLGLAVTIAAIVTLFLIAIFIFMKNKYWLIPINLMVSGSVANLIARAWAPETKDGIKGGVVDFIKFEFNFLGSNSYIFNLADAWVSIAVAIILIIFIVYIVLIIIETTMKNKNEEKFEFYSDIVNRKTLLFESYYHSVSLKKEDKITYFEYLKKNKELSKEWKEYKNKG from the coding sequence ATGAAAGACTTTATATTTAACATTAAGTCAAACTTAAAAACATATAATTATATTTGAAAATACAAATTAGTATGATGTTTACCACTTATACTAATTTTAGTGTTATTTGATTGAATAACCAAGGCAATAGTTGTATCTACTATGACTTTAGATGAGAGTCCAGGAGTTTCATTTATTCCTGGTTTTATAGGTTTTGAATACACAATAAATCCAGGTGCAGCATATGGAATGAATGCAGACAATTTGGGTTTGGCTGTTACAATTGCTGCAATTGTAACTTTATTCCTTATTGCAATATTTATTTTTATGAAAAATAAATATTGATTGATACCAATTAATTTAATGGTATCGGGAAGTGTTGCAAACCTAATTGCAAGAGCTTGAGCTCCTGAAACTAAAGATGGAATCAAAGGTGGTGTGGTTGATTTTATCAAATTTGAATTTAACTTTTTAGGTTCAAATTCTTATATTTTCAACTTAGCTGATGCTTGAGTTTCAATTGCTGTTGCAATAATTTTAATTATTTTCATAGTCTATATTGTTCTGATAATAATAGAAACAACTATGAAAAATAAGAATGAAGAAAAATTTGAATTTTATAGCGATATTGTTAACAGAAAGACTCTTCTTTTTGAATCTTACTATCACTCTGTAAGTTTAAAAAAAGAAGATAAAATAACATATTTTGAATATTTAAAGAAAAACAAAGAACTTTCAAAAGAGTGAAAAGAATATAAAAACAAGGGGTAA
- the ileS gene encoding isoleucine--tRNA ligase, with protein MEKNYKDTLLINQTSFDMKADLKTKEPNIQKEWKEKNIYKKKIELSKNKPTFVLHDGPPYANGNIHVGHALNKILKDFIVRWKNQTGFNSPYIMGWDTHGLPIETAITKTGVDRKAMSPVDFRNLCKEYALQQVANQSEQFRRLGIFTDYDCKYITLTDDFELSELKLFSKMVEKNLVYRDLKPIYWSPSSESALAEAEIEYAEVKSPTIFVACPVLENPELQNTCFVIWTTTPWTMPSNQLIALGKELDYVLVKPENDERQFIVARELMESVAEQIGWENLNVIKTFKGTDLTNIKYQHPWYEEKAGFTVIGHHVTSEAGTGLVHIAGGFGEDDFEIVKNNGLKAFAPIDDQGKFDVTVKDSRLEGIFYEDANKIIGMTLQEKGLLLKLKFVKHSYPHDWRTKKPVIYRATHQWFVGLFDVKTEIDNAIVDNVKTNPEWSKERLRNIIKDRNDWTISRQRLWGVPIIAFFDKEKQPQISKEIVDYAIEVIAQKGTNSWFELPADEFLPEQFKGLGWVKETDILDVWFDSGSSNLAIEQNFNLRRPFDVYLEGNDQYRGWFNSSMINSVIYDGKPAYKQLITHGMTNDEKGKKMSKSIGNTIDPLEIANDLGADILRLWVFSTDFTDDQRIGQEILKQVSESYRKIRNTIRFMLSNLVDFDPKKDYQEQLTDVDKFALNNLTVFKEKYFNAMENYSFNSGFKLVNNYVANDLSSFYLDFIKDIIYVEAENSVRRRQVQTVMYEQLWVLLDVLKPVLIHTVEEAYQHIQNIEKVESIHLLDLREQKFAQSEDFNSKWKAVLDLRDDVNEALEKARNEKIIKKGFEAVVSLEVKKEFDFIKQFEDLNQILIVNSINFSEPKEEIKSKVANVSVELKQGLKCQRCWAIFDELKEDICQRCFDVIN; from the coding sequence ATGGAAAAGAATTATAAAGATACATTGCTTATCAATCAGACAAGTTTTGATATGAAAGCTGATCTAAAAACAAAGGAACCAAATATTCAAAAGGAATGAAAAGAAAAAAACATTTATAAGAAAAAAATTGAATTAAGCAAAAATAAACCAACTTTTGTACTTCATGATGGTCCGCCGTATGCAAATGGAAATATACATGTTGGTCATGCTTTAAATAAAATCTTAAAGGATTTTATTGTTAGATGAAAAAATCAAACTGGGTTTAATTCACCATATATAATGGGGTGAGATACTCACGGTTTACCAATTGAAACAGCAATTACAAAAACTGGAGTAGATAGAAAAGCAATGAGTCCAGTCGATTTTAGAAACTTGTGTAAAGAATATGCTTTACAACAAGTTGCAAATCAATCAGAACAATTCAGAAGATTGGGAATTTTTACTGACTATGATTGTAAATATATTACTTTAACAGATGATTTTGAATTGAGCGAACTAAAATTATTTTCAAAAATGGTTGAAAAAAACTTAGTATACAGAGATTTAAAACCAATTTATTGATCTCCTTCAAGTGAATCTGCACTTGCAGAAGCAGAAATTGAATATGCAGAAGTTAAATCACCAACAATATTTGTTGCTTGTCCTGTTTTGGAAAACCCTGAATTACAAAATACTTGTTTTGTAATTTGAACAACAACTCCATGAACAATGCCTTCAAACCAACTAATTGCATTGGGAAAAGAGTTGGATTACGTTCTTGTTAAACCAGAAAATGATGAAAGACAATTCATTGTTGCAAGAGAATTAATGGAAAGTGTTGCTGAACAAATTGGATGAGAAAATTTAAATGTTATTAAAACATTTAAGGGCACTGACTTAACAAATATTAAATATCAACACCCTTGATATGAAGAAAAAGCTGGATTTACAGTCATTGGACATCACGTTACTAGTGAAGCTGGAACTGGATTAGTTCATATTGCTGGTGGTTTTGGTGAAGATGACTTTGAAATTGTAAAAAATAATGGATTAAAAGCTTTTGCTCCAATTGATGACCAAGGAAAATTTGATGTAACTGTTAAAGATTCTAGATTAGAAGGCATCTTTTATGAAGATGCAAATAAAATAATTGGTATGACTTTACAAGAAAAGGGTTTATTATTAAAATTAAAATTTGTAAAACACTCATATCCTCATGATTGAAGAACTAAAAAGCCAGTTATATATAGAGCAACTCACCAATGATTTGTTGGACTTTTTGATGTAAAAACAGAAATTGATAATGCAATTGTTGACAATGTTAAAACAAATCCTGAATGATCAAAAGAAAGATTAAGAAATATTATTAAAGATAGAAACGATTGAACCATATCTCGTCAAAGACTTTGAGGAGTTCCGATTATTGCTTTCTTTGATAAGGAAAAACAACCTCAGATATCAAAAGAAATAGTTGATTATGCTATTGAGGTAATTGCTCAAAAAGGAACTAATTCATGATTTGAATTACCTGCAGATGAATTCTTACCAGAACAATTCAAAGGTTTAGGTTGAGTTAAAGAAACAGATATTCTTGATGTTTGATTTGACTCAGGAAGTTCAAATTTAGCAATAGAACAGAACTTTAACTTACGAAGACCATTTGATGTTTACCTAGAGGGAAATGATCAATATAGAGGTTGATTTAACTCATCAATGATTAACTCTGTTATATATGATGGGAAACCTGCTTATAAACAATTAATTACTCACGGAATGACAAATGATGAAAAGGGTAAAAAAATGTCTAAATCAATTGGAAATACAATCGATCCTTTGGAGATTGCAAATGATTTAGGAGCAGATATTTTAAGGCTTTGAGTATTTTCGACAGACTTTACCGATGATCAAAGAATTGGTCAAGAAATTTTAAAACAAGTATCTGAATCATATAGAAAAATTAGAAACACAATTAGATTTATGTTATCTAATCTAGTTGACTTTGACCCTAAAAAAGATTACCAAGAACAATTAACTGATGTTGATAAATTTGCTTTAAATAATCTAACTGTATTTAAAGAAAAATACTTTAATGCAATGGAAAATTACTCATTTAATAGTGGATTTAAATTAGTAAATAACTATGTAGCAAATGATTTATCATCATTTTACCTAGACTTCATTAAAGATATTATTTATGTTGAAGCTGAAAATTCAGTTAGAAGAAGACAAGTTCAAACAGTTATGTATGAACAACTTTGAGTTCTTTTGGATGTATTAAAACCAGTTTTAATTCATACTGTAGAAGAAGCATATCAACATATTCAAAATATTGAAAAAGTTGAATCAATTCACTTATTAGATTTAAGAGAGCAAAAATTTGCACAATCAGAAGATTTTAACTCAAAATGAAAAGCAGTTTTAGATTTACGCGATGATGTAAATGAAGCTTTAGAAAAAGCTAGAAATGAAAAAATCATTAAAAAAGGATTTGAAGCAGTTGTTAGTTTAGAAGTTAAAAAAGAATTTGATTTTATAAAACAATTTGAAGACTTAAACCAGATCTTAATTGTAAACTCAATTAACTTTTCAGAACCAAAAGAAGAAATAAAATCTAAGGTAGCAAATGTTAGTGTAGAATTAAAACAAGGGTTAAAATGTCAGAGATGTTGAGCTATCTTTGATGAGTTAAAAGAAGATATCTGTCAAAGATGTTTTGATGTAATTAATTAA
- a CDS encoding ABC transporter permease — translation MNKTSWSTFKLIFSMQWSNYKKDSYVIFSGWIITTLTLVIWLAFKNEGTGNAEIVPDDFILASAIGISVIRNCLFNLVKTTFDFKKTLFFEKLFSTSISKTFVFGTIILFNQIVNIIVAIFMFSIGMLFSQQRAYLSNVNWPVFIIGFILLAISSNLIAFIIVFTTKKFEWASVIANLFYFLPMFLLGLGIPWTLLEGNKFIMIIGFAIPQRYFLNIMASGWSGRVTMPENDFWYKGHFWIPYLMSILIIVVLIIILVYIFIKKFEFENKKFQKYPSSMKHMAIISSIKKANSIEELNEVMDIKKLTTEIKRKKKILKGKKK, via the coding sequence ATGAATAAAACTAGTTGAAGTACTTTTAAGTTAATCTTTTCTATGCAATGATCAAATTATAAAAAAGATTCATATGTAATTTTTTCTGGTTGAATCATTACAACACTTACTTTAGTTATATGACTTGCATTTAAAAATGAAGGAACAGGGAATGCAGAAATTGTGCCAGATGATTTTATATTAGCTAGTGCAATTGGTATAAGTGTAATTAGAAATTGTTTGTTTAATCTTGTGAAAACTACTTTTGATTTTAAAAAAACATTATTTTTTGAAAAGTTATTTTCTACAAGTATTTCTAAAACATTTGTTTTTGGAACGATTATTTTATTTAATCAAATTGTAAATATAATTGTTGCTATTTTTATGTTTTCTATCGGAATGCTATTTTCACAACAAAGAGCTTATTTATCAAATGTAAATTGACCAGTTTTTATTATTGGTTTCATTTTACTTGCGATATCTTCAAATCTAATAGCTTTCATAATTGTTTTTACAACTAAAAAATTTGAATGAGCATCTGTTATAGCAAACTTATTTTATTTCTTGCCAATGTTTCTTTTGGGTCTTGGTATTCCTTGAACTCTTTTAGAGGGTAATAAATTTATAATGATTATTGGTTTTGCTATACCTCAAAGATATTTTCTAAACATTATGGCTTCGGGTTGATCTGGTAGAGTTACAATGCCAGAAAACGATTTTTGATACAAAGGACATTTTTGAATTCCTTATTTAATGTCAATTTTAATAATTGTGGTTTTAATAATTATTTTAGTTTATATATTTATAAAGAAATTTGAATTTGAAAACAAAAAGTTTCAAAAATATCCAAGCAGTATGAAACATATGGCTATTATTTCAAGTATAAAAAAGGCGAACTCAATTGAAGAGTTAAATGAAGTAATGGATATTAAAAAACTAACTACAGAAATAAAAAGGAAGAAAAAAATACTTAAAGGAAAGAAAAAATAA
- a CDS encoding ATP-binding cassette domain-containing protein yields the protein MQKKEICVSLENVSKIFNKTVWAIKKINLKIYKGEGVAVIGPNQSGKSVLGRLIASQIKQSGGIIQYNFSGDNVMANIGFQFRQTTWPDGFKVKEVFNLYKNIHNVNDKKWIDDIINVFGIESRWEKNLSSCNSSWLQLFSIALGIIHKPELVILDEVSSSIGLDFKIKILNFLKEYKEENNATFIVISPDDATFEILCERVIVLETGFIISDDYITDWDNSLTFEKYSLSIMNAIKENEITVKPDPLFKPIIKKFDTNTEIFREKYNIFLEKNADYENEPYVVEIRNIDFHLNELHDILDRLNSTAINRKNLDQVILHTKMLIRIFKNTKKNINKLDPKVKYKKSALMFFSKTEKFLNYLIEDLYKSFKSNKYIAYATELTAQLSRKELEQLSSLKKKYIQEEIKVMKLENKIIRKQQKQARKQK from the coding sequence ATGCAAAAAAAGGAAATATGTGTATCATTAGAGAATGTCTCTAAAATTTTTAATAAAACAGTATGGGCAATTAAAAAAATTAACTTAAAAATCTATAAGGGTGAAGGTGTTGCTGTTATTGGACCAAACCAATCTGGTAAAAGTGTATTAGGCAGACTTATTGCAAGTCAAATTAAGCAATCAGGGGGAATTATTCAATATAATTTTTCTGGTGATAATGTTATGGCAAATATTGGATTTCAGTTTAGACAAACCACTTGACCTGATGGTTTTAAAGTAAAAGAAGTTTTTAATCTTTATAAAAATATTCATAATGTTAATGACAAAAAATGAATTGATGACATAATAAATGTTTTTGGTATTGAATCAAGATGAGAAAAAAATTTATCTTCATGCAATAGTTCTTGATTACAGTTATTTTCAATTGCTTTGGGTATAATTCACAAACCTGAACTTGTTATATTAGACGAGGTTTCTTCATCGATAGGTTTGGACTTTAAAATCAAAATCTTAAATTTCTTAAAAGAATATAAAGAGGAGAATAATGCTACTTTTATTGTAATATCTCCTGATGATGCCACATTTGAAATATTATGTGAAAGAGTAATTGTTTTAGAAACGGGATTTATTATCTCAGATGACTATATAACAGATTGGGATAATAGCTTAACTTTTGAAAAGTATTCTTTAAGTATAATGAATGCTATAAAGGAAAATGAAATAACTGTAAAACCAGATCCATTATTCAAACCTATTATTAAAAAATTTGATACAAATACTGAAATTTTTAGAGAAAAGTACAATATATTTTTAGAAAAAAATGCAGACTACGAAAACGAACCCTATGTTGTTGAAATAAGAAATATTGATTTTCACTTAAATGAACTTCATGATATCTTGGATAGATTGAATTCTACTGCTATTAACAGAAAAAATTTGGATCAAGTAATATTACACACAAAAATGTTAATAAGAATATTTAAAAATACTAAAAAGAACATTAATAAATTAGACCCAAAAGTTAAATATAAGAAATCTGCTCTAATGTTTTTTTCAAAAACTGAAAAGTTTTTAAATTATTTAATTGAAGATTTATATAAAAGTTTTAAATCAAATAAATATATTGCTTATGCAACAGAACTTACAGCACAACTTTCTAGAAAAGAATTAGAGCAATTATCTTCTTTGAAAAAGAAATATATACAAGAAGAAATTAAAGTAATGAAATTGGAAAATAAAATTATTAGAAAGCAGCAAAAACAAGCAAGAAAACAAAAATAG
- a CDS encoding alpha/beta hydrolase: MNELIVQKIIEMINNVNRDNFEIYKNNGYRNLLSLYQQAIFDSTKDESVFDLEIKNMNRIEFKSFDSKNLVGIYHLNSIKTNKWIIACHGFSSSKESSMVASYYFDKMGYNIFSFDFRNHGESDNALITMGINEQKDLLCAIDFIKKEFGAKEFGLIGFSMGAHTVNRFALSNNFQKYNIKFGVSDSTYFDTKVVLKKIVSSIAGPIVGNILDKVLEEVYKVYNNKYKINLDQDNITLKIPLCDETFPMLYIHSKKDVVTSFQDSEKFFNLRKILGVKDTLHIFETGEHIRTQVAHTQMYWKLVKDFINKK; this comes from the coding sequence ATGAATGAATTAATTGTACAAAAAATAATTGAAATGATTAATAATGTAAATAGAGATAACTTTGAAATTTATAAAAACAATGGTTATAGAAATTTATTAAGTTTATATCAACAAGCAATTTTTGATTCAACTAAAGATGAAAGTGTATTTGATTTAGAAATAAAAAACATGAATAGAATAGAATTTAAATCATTTGATTCAAAAAATCTTGTTGGTATTTATCATCTAAACTCAATAAAAACAAATAAGTGAATAATTGCTTGTCATGGTTTTTCTTCTTCTAAAGAATCATCTATGGTTGCAAGTTATTATTTTGATAAAATGGGATATAATATTTTTTCTTTTGATTTTAGAAATCACGGCGAATCAGACAACGCCCTTATAACAATGGGTATAAATGAACAAAAAGATCTGTTATGTGCAATTGATTTTATTAAAAAAGAATTTGGTGCTAAGGAATTTGGTTTAATAGGTTTTTCAATGGGTGCCCATACAGTAAATAGATTTGCTTTATCAAATAATTTTCAAAAGTATAATATAAAATTTGGAGTTTCGGACTCCACTTATTTTGATACAAAAGTAGTTTTAAAAAAAATAGTTAGTTCAATAGCTGGTCCAATAGTTGGAAATATTTTAGATAAGGTTTTAGAAGAAGTTTATAAAGTATATAATAATAAATATAAAATAAATTTAGATCAGGACAATATAACATTGAAAATTCCATTGTGTGATGAAACTTTCCCTATGTTATACATTCACTCTAAAAAAGATGTAGTTACTAGTTTCCAAGACAGTGAAAAGTTTTTTAATTTAAGAAAAATACTTGGTGTAAAAGATACTTTACACATTTTTGAAACAGGAGAGCACATTAGAACTCAAGTTGCTCACACCCAAATGTATTGAAAACTTGTAAAAGATTTTATAAATAAAAAATAG